A window of Lawsonia intracellularis PHE/MN1-00 genomic DNA:
TTGCTCAAGAGTGGATTGTACCATATGGTTTTTACGTTCGTGAACCTGGGAAGCGCCAATTAGATGAACCATATTCAGGCTATCTTATGCCAGAAGGGACAATGATAGGCAATACTCAGGTTCCATACTTGCCTCCCCTGCAAAGATTGAAACTTTGCTATTATATAGGTGGAGAAGAGGAAGCATGTGATCAGGCTCTTCTTGAAAAAGGACGTACTTTATAAACAACACCGCTTGATTAAGCGGTAGATATAACTATCGGGACAGTTTTTAGGTTTTGAGCCCGAAAAAAGGAAAAGCTATGGCAAGTCCAAATATTCAATTTGACGCTATTCCTGTCAACATACGTAAACCAGGAAAGTATTTTGAGTTTAATACACGACTGGCTGTACGGACCCTCCCAGGTAATCCTCAGTCTTTACTTATTATTGCACAGCAAACCGGAACAGAGCCATGCGAGCCAAGACGGATTTTTGATGCAGATACTGCAGGGTTATTATTTGGTTTTGGTTCACAAATCCATTCAATGGTTTTGGCTGCCATGCATGCAAATCCATATCTTGATCTTACCGTGTTGCCATTAGCAGATCCTGAAAGTGGTTTAGCTGCAACAGCAGTAGTAACACCTAGTGGAGAAGCACAAAGTGCTGGCGTTGTAAGTATTACTATTGCTGGAAAGACAGTTTCTATGGCTCTTGCTAAAGATGATACACCTTCAGACTGCGCTGTGACACTTGCCCAAGCTGTAAATCTTGTTGAAGAACTCCCTGTAGTTGCTTCTGTAACAGAGTCAGGGGTATTAACACTTACGGCTAAGAATAAAGGGACATGTGGCAATGGTATTACAGTGTCTGTGCAGTCTTCTGTCCCTGGGATGAAATGCACATTGACACCTATGAGTGGTGGACAAGGTGAACCTGATTTTCAAGCAGCATTAGCTAAAGTCTTTTCAGGAGATTATACAATTTATTGTGTTGGGACAACACAATCAGAACATCTTAAAGCATTGAGCGATCATTTAGCATCTATGGGTGCTCCTTTAGAACAACGAGGGGCTATAGGTGTGTACGCTTTTGCAGGGACACTAGAGGATGCTATTACATTAGCTGAATCTACGAATAGCGGACGTCTCACAGGTGCTGTATTACCAGGGACCCCATCGTTATCATATGAGGTGGCAGCTTCTTATGCTGCAACAATTGCTTCAGAAGAAGATCCAGCTCGTCCGTTAAATGGATTAACCCTTAAAGGTATTATTCCATCCCCAATAAGTCAGCGTCTTTCACGCACACAGCAAGAAGTAGCTTTGAAAAGTGGTGTTACACCTCTTGAAGTAGGTACTGGTGAAGTTGTTTCTATTGTCCGAGCTATTAGTACATATACCAAGAATAGTGAAGGTTCTCCTGATAGTGCACTACTTGATATTACAACCATTCGGACATTGGATTATTTACGTAAAGCTATACGTGAACGTATGAGTCTAAGATTCCCAAGAGAAAAACTTTCTACACGGACATTACCAAAAGTTCGTAGTGAAGTTTTGGATGTCTTGCGGAAGATGGAAGAGTTAGAAATTCTTGAAGAAGTAGCCAGTAATGCAGAGGGTGTTATTGTTGAAAGGGATATTGAAGATCCAAATCGTTTAAATGCCCGTATTCCTGCTGATGTAGTCAATGGTTTACACATTTTTGCAGGCAGAATTGATTTAATACTATAATAAGCTGTCATTAACTATCATTAGCAGTTAACTGACTATAGAATAATGCGAAAATATAGCCCATTTTATAACATGATGTAAGAAAAAGACAGTATAATTGGATAGTAAGGGTGTGTTGTTGACTTCTAGTGATAGTAGTTCTGAATGGTACTAAATTTTTTTTAGTACCATTCAAAAAAATGAAAAGAACTTAAGTAAGATAAAGAGATATTTGTTCATAACGATGCTTTCAGGGAAATGGATCAGTCTAAAGGAGTGAAAAATGGCATTACAGCAATATGTGGGAGCAATTATACTTGAAGTGGATGGCCAAGAGGTTGAATGTACCGCTTTTTCTCCAACAATTACAACAGGTCGTATTCCTGTACGTACAATGAATAGAAATGGTAAGATTGCTGGTTATGCTTCTGGCGTCATGGAATATGAGTTAAAGGTAGAAGTTCCTGTTGTATCTGACAATCAGATTCGTTGGGATGGAGTTACTGGTGCAAAATTAGTTATTTATCCAGCAAAGGATGTAACAAATGCTGCTGGACAAGGACGTATTGCTTATACAGGGTGTGTCGTTACATCTGTTGGTGAAGCATATAAAGTTGAAGGAGAGGCAAGACGGACAATTTCTTTGTTCGCAACAGATATGATTGAGGAATAATATGGAAATAAGCGGTCAGTTGGAAATTGGATACCAAGATGATCAAGGATGTTTTCATAAAACCTTTACTATGCGATTAGCTACACTTGAAGATATTGAAAAGGCTATTGAAGCAGCAGGAATAGGTGCATCGACAGCACGAATCCGTCGTTATGAATGGGCAAGAACGTTAACACAACTTGGTTCATTTAAGGATGAGGCAATTACTCCTGAAATGTTAGCTACTCTTGCTTCGACAGAGTTTGGTATCCTTGAGGATGCACAGGAAACACTAAGGGGAAAGCTAAAAGCCGTGAGCAATGCCTCAAAGAATACAGAGTGTTAGAGCTTTGCTTACGGCAAATGGGTTTTAGCTTATCTGAGATTCGTTCTATGTCAGTCCAAGAAGCAGAGGGATTTCTTGAATGCAGACACCAACAAGTCAGACAGCAAAAAATGCCAACAACCTATCTAAGCTTGCGGCAACGATAGGATCTATTGTTAGTATGCTACTTATAATCCTAGTTTTGTTTTTGGTAATGGATGGGATACTTCTGTGGTTTTTGTGTTAACATAGTGTAGGTTAGGTGAAGAGAATATGAAGAATACTAATGCGTTAGACACTATTACTCTTATGGATGAAAACCAAAAAGAAGATGCCAAGTTACATCCAGGTTCTGCATTGGATATAGAGAGAGTCGTTGCTAAACAATATTTCCCATTACCTATAGAAGATTATAGTGATGTCCCTTTTGAGAGAATAGAGAATACACAGCCCTCAGATT
This region includes:
- a CDS encoding phage tail sheath C-terminal domain-containing protein, giving the protein MASPNIQFDAIPVNIRKPGKYFEFNTRLAVRTLPGNPQSLLIIAQQTGTEPCEPRRIFDADTAGLLFGFGSQIHSMVLAAMHANPYLDLTVLPLADPESGLAATAVVTPSGEAQSAGVVSITIAGKTVSMALAKDDTPSDCAVTLAQAVNLVEELPVVASVTESGVLTLTAKNKGTCGNGITVSVQSSVPGMKCTLTPMSGGQGEPDFQAALAKVFSGDYTIYCVGTTQSEHLKALSDHLASMGAPLEQRGAIGVYAFAGTLEDAITLAESTNSGRLTGAVLPGTPSLSYEVAASYAATIASEEDPARPLNGLTLKGIIPSPISQRLSRTQQEVALKSGVTPLEVGTGEVVSIVRAISTYTKNSEGSPDSALLDITTIRTLDYLRKAIRERMSLRFPREKLSTRTLPKVRSEVLDVLRKMEELEILEEVASNAEGVIVERDIEDPNRLNARIPADVVNGLHIFAGRIDLIL